Proteins co-encoded in one Aggregicoccus sp. 17bor-14 genomic window:
- a CDS encoding alpha/beta hydrolase yields the protein MSRPRMPVLALAALLLLVLLAALARGARAYVLSERLFHLPRPPVVRPQDLAGLEDLRLRSAEDGVELRGWYLRSRTGAAVVLVHGLGQDRTTLLPEARLLAARGDGVLLFDLRAHGESGGDFQTYGDRERGDVRAALDWVLAQPDVDARRVGALGFSIGASALAEVAAADPRVAAVALLCPYSTLEEAIRSDFRSGGPLTEEPALLPYRRRGVRLGAVRPVEAIARLGPRPVWLVAGTRETDLPMMRRVFAAAPPSAQTWWVEGAGHGEYAQAAPAEYARRLIAFFDAALGGSAAGSAAPARP from the coding sequence ATGTCCCGGCCCCGGATGCCCGTCCTCGCCCTCGCTGCCCTGCTGCTGCTGGTGCTGCTCGCCGCGCTCGCGCGCGGTGCCCGCGCCTACGTGCTCAGCGAGCGCCTCTTCCACCTGCCCCGGCCCCCCGTGGTGCGCCCGCAGGACCTGGCCGGCCTCGAGGACCTGCGGCTGCGCTCCGCGGAGGACGGCGTCGAGCTGCGCGGCTGGTACCTGCGCTCGCGCACGGGCGCCGCGGTGGTGCTGGTGCACGGGCTGGGGCAGGACCGCACCACGCTGCTCCCCGAGGCCCGGCTGCTCGCCGCGCGCGGCGACGGGGTGCTGCTCTTCGACCTGCGCGCGCACGGCGAGAGCGGCGGGGACTTCCAGACCTACGGCGACCGCGAGCGCGGCGACGTGCGGGCCGCGCTGGACTGGGTGCTCGCGCAGCCGGACGTGGACGCGCGGCGCGTGGGGGCGCTGGGCTTCAGCATCGGGGCCTCGGCGCTCGCGGAGGTCGCGGCTGCGGACCCGCGCGTGGCGGCGGTGGCGCTCCTGTGCCCCTACTCCACGCTGGAGGAGGCCATCCGCTCCGACTTCCGCAGCGGCGGCCCCCTCACCGAGGAGCCCGCGCTGCTGCCCTACCGGCGCCGCGGGGTGAGGCTCGGCGCGGTGCGTCCGGTGGAGGCGATTGCGCGGCTCGGGCCGAGGCCCGTGTGGCTCGTCGCCGGCACGCGCGAGACGGACCTCCCCATGATGCGGCGGGTGTTCGCTGCGGCGCCCCCGTCCGCCCAGACCTGGTGGGTGGAGGGCGCGGGGCACGGCGAGTACGCGCAGGCCGCGCCGGCCGAGTACGCGCGCCGGCTCATCGCCTTCTTCGACGCGGCGCTGGGCGGCAGCGCCGCGGGCAGCGCCGCGCCTGCGAGGCCTTAG
- a CDS encoding alpha/beta fold hydrolase, which translates to MTPSFFGRSDRQLLGIHHPPRGRQAWDFAALLLYPAPQEYTRAHWAFRRLAAQLAREGVACLRFDYSGTGDSAGEVRDATFERWLEDVATASEELADLAGVSRVSLVGFRLGAALAVEAARRGRGPRVKELVLWEPVARGKRHLEELRALDALQAGASRTPPRRTPGMEELLGLELSPGLRASLEAVDLLASPPPAVERAVLAVSEVDDEVRALERHLASGGGAVELREVREESGTGAAQVESAMLSGRILQEIVTSLTRRAA; encoded by the coding sequence ATGACTCCCTCGTTCTTCGGCCGCAGCGACCGTCAGCTGCTCGGCATCCACCACCCGCCGCGCGGCCGCCAGGCCTGGGACTTCGCCGCGCTGCTGCTCTACCCCGCGCCCCAGGAGTACACGCGCGCGCACTGGGCCTTCCGCCGCCTCGCCGCGCAGCTCGCGCGCGAGGGCGTGGCCTGCCTGCGCTTCGACTACTCGGGCACCGGCGACAGCGCCGGCGAGGTGCGAGACGCCACCTTCGAGCGCTGGCTCGAGGACGTGGCCACTGCGAGCGAGGAGCTCGCGGACCTCGCCGGCGTCTCGCGCGTGTCGCTGGTGGGCTTCCGCCTGGGCGCGGCGCTCGCGGTGGAGGCCGCGCGAAGGGGCAGGGGCCCGCGCGTGAAGGAGCTCGTGCTCTGGGAGCCGGTGGCCCGCGGCAAGCGCCACCTCGAGGAGCTGCGCGCGCTGGACGCGCTGCAGGCCGGCGCGAGCCGCACGCCGCCGCGGCGCACCCCCGGGATGGAGGAGCTGCTGGGCCTGGAGCTCAGCCCGGGCCTGCGCGCCTCGCTCGAGGCGGTGGACCTGCTCGCCTCGCCGCCTCCGGCCGTGGAGCGCGCGGTGCTCGCGGTGTCGGAGGTGGACGACGAGGTGCGCGCGCTCGAGCGCCACCTGGCGAGCGGAGGCGGCGCGGTGGAGCTGCGCGAGGTGCGCGAGGAGTCGGGCACGGGCGCGGCCCAGGTGGAGAGCGCGATGCTGTCGGGCAGGATTCTCCAGGAGATCGTCACCTCGCTCACCCGGAGGGCGGCATGA
- a CDS encoding cupin-like domain-containing protein, with product MKIMSVRHNLADHPLLQLPPLIELAKRLSATNSVRFHNDQASAATSFVNAPDTHKVEGRPEDILASIESSRAWMALHNVQKDPVYRALVDEVLDAVRPVVEAKDPGMSFRAGWIFVASPGAVTPYHMDHEHNFILQIRGTKLLHVWDPLDRSVVTERSLELFHGQGSRELVTYQDAFAPRARVFELEPGLGGYMPTTAPHWVKNGPGVSITASFTYYSASTRRRKRLHEANHRLRSLGLDPRPVQADGRAREQLKAAAYGAYVGAKDLAKRVLGRPREDRLAPYAS from the coding sequence ATGAAGATCATGTCGGTGCGCCACAACCTGGCGGACCACCCGCTCTTGCAGCTGCCGCCGCTCATCGAGCTGGCGAAGCGGCTCTCGGCGACGAACTCGGTGCGCTTCCACAACGACCAGGCCAGCGCCGCGACGAGCTTCGTGAACGCGCCGGACACCCACAAGGTGGAGGGCCGGCCCGAGGACATCCTCGCGTCCATCGAGTCGTCGCGCGCGTGGATGGCGTTGCACAACGTGCAGAAGGATCCCGTCTACCGTGCACTGGTGGACGAGGTGCTGGACGCGGTGCGCCCGGTGGTGGAGGCGAAGGACCCGGGGATGAGCTTCCGCGCGGGGTGGATCTTCGTGGCCTCGCCGGGCGCGGTGACGCCCTACCACATGGACCACGAGCACAACTTCATCCTGCAGATCCGCGGCACGAAGCTGCTGCACGTGTGGGATCCGCTCGACCGCAGCGTGGTCACGGAGCGCTCGCTGGAGCTGTTCCACGGCCAGGGCTCGCGCGAGCTCGTGACCTACCAGGACGCCTTCGCGCCGCGCGCGCGCGTGTTCGAGCTGGAGCCGGGGCTGGGCGGCTACATGCCCACCACCGCGCCGCACTGGGTGAAGAACGGCCCCGGCGTCTCCATCACCGCGAGCTTCACCTACTACAGCGCGAGCACGCGGCGCCGGAAGCGGCTGCACGAGGCGAACCACCGCCTGCGCTCGCTGGGCCTCGACCCGCGCCCCGTGCAGGCGGACGGTCGCGCGCGTGAGCAGCTCAAGGCCGCTGCCTACGGCGCCTACGTCGGCGCGAAGGACCTGGCCAAGCGCGTGCTCGGCCGCCCGCGCGAGGACCGCCTCGCGCCCTACGCGAGCTAG